The nucleotide sequence tgcttgcaatgacaacgagctcagtccgatgatgctgtgacacaccgccccagaccccCATGACGGACCCTCCCCCTCCAAATCAATcatgctccagagtacaggcctcggtgtaacactcattcctttgatgataaatgcgaatccgaccatcaatCCTGGTgggacaaaactgcgactcgtcagtgaagactactttttttgccagtcctgtctggtccagcgacggtgagtTTGTGCTCAACgttgttgcctgtgatgtctggtgaggacctgccttacaacaggcctacaagcccagCCTCtcgcggacagtctgagcactgatggagggattgtgtgttcctggtgtaactcggcagTTGTTGTCGGTGGTTGCCATGTTCggttgtaccgatcctgtgcaggtgttgttacacgtggtttgccactgcgaggacgatcagctgtctgtcctgtctccctgtagctctgtcttaggcgtctcagtaCAGACATGGCAATTTATTGACCTGGCCACATcttcagtcctcatgcctccttgcagcatgcctaaggcacgttcacacagatgagcagggaccctgggcatctttcttttggtatttttcagaGTCCATAgacaggcctctttagtgtcctaagttttcataactgtggccttcattgtttatttattttctttattttaccttttatttaacctttatttaactaggcaagtcagttaagaacactgacccactgttcctaggccgtcaacttgcctgttcaggggcagaacgacagatctgtaccttgtcagctcgggggtttgaacttgcaaccttccggttactagaccaacgctctaaccactaggctaccctgccgccccaatgtttatgggtcattgaagaagcatgggaaatagtgtttaaaccatttacaatgaggatctgtgaagttaattagtaaaaatcaaaatatcgttgaaagacagggtcctgaaaaaggatgtttccttttttgctgagttataTATAATTCATTGGTACATCCAATTTTGACGTTGCAATCTCAGATTGCGtctttaaatatttttttgtttgcaCACTGCTTTCTGACCCTTGACATCAAAATATTTATATTTGTGTTTATTGTACAGGAAAACTGAGATGGTAATTGCTATTTGTGTTCTGCAGCTTTCTTCAGAGAGACCCTCATCAGCCCCTCATAACCATGACAAAGAAGAATTTGATGAAGATATTTCTTGGTTTGACTCTGTTCACCATGGGATGTATCATTATTATTACTCAGAAATGGTCTGTAGAGCAATTGTTTAGGAGGAAGGACTGGGAAATGGACACCTGCTTTCCAAATTTGAGCACTGACCCCTTCATCCCGATCCAAGGGTCCAAAACATTTGTGCTGAATGCTTTCTTTGAGCACCGGACCCATAACATGAGCCTTCGTCTCATCTCTATCGTGTGGCGACCAGAAAAGACCATCCATCACTGCTTACTATGCTGCCAAGACCGTCTGTTCACCTCTTTGGCCAAGCGGACTATCCACAATTCCCACTTCGGGTTCCCTTACGGCACGGGGGACTTCCTGTGTGACATCCCGGAGGACTGTGAGCCCACACACGCTGGCTTGGTGTCTGAGGACTTTGATCCTGAGCACGTCACCTTTGTCCCAATCTTGAACAGGGTACCAAGGGAGTCCAGCTTTCCTGTCAACTTCACTGTGTGCCTCTCTACCATGTTCGGGGGGTACAACAACGTGCTGCAATTTGTGCAGGCCATGGAGATGTATCGCCTGCTGGGGGCCCAGAGGGTGGTGGTCTATAAGACCACCTGCAGCCGTGACATGGAGGAGGTACTGTATTACTATAAAGATGAAGTTGGTCTGGTGGAAGTAGTTCCCTGGCCAATTGACACCCACATCAAGGTGTCCTCCAGCTGGCTTGCCATCAAGTCGCCCGGTGACCTGCACTACTATGGCCAGATCCCTGCGCTCAACGACTGTCTGTACAGGAACATGTACCAGACTAAGTATCTCCTCCTCCATGACCCTGATGAGATCATCCTCCCCGTGGACAACAACACCTGGGGGGAGCTCCTGAGCACTTTGGAGATCAAATACGGCAACAAGGCCAACTTCTACTTTGAAAACAATGTTTTCCCAATCGAGAAGACTGACAAAAGCAGCAGATTCAACTTGTCAGAGTGGGCCACCATTCCTGGCATTAACTTCCTTCTGCATGTCCTGCGAGAACCCATTCTCAAATCCCACTACAAAACGGGGAAGCTGATCATCAACCCCAGGACTGTGTTTGAGATCTCAGTGCATGGCGTGAAGAGGCAGAACAGCCGGACAGTAGAAGTGTCTTCCCATCTCGGCAGGCTATATCATATCCGCCGGCGGAAGAACACCAAGCTTAAAAGCAGAGACTTTGTCAGGGATGAGGGACTATTGAGGTTCGCCCCACAAATGATCAGAAAGGTAGCACACTCCCTCAGAAAAATGAACCTGCCCTCCCAGAAACAGTAAACGCTCTCGTCTAGTGTCTCTACATTTAATCATGGTTTCTCTTCAGTTCTTCATTTAGGTGTTTAAAGCTGATTCATTGCATGATATTTGATAGCTAAATCATAAACCTCACTGTGCAACGTGACTGGCAGCAATTAGACTTTTCTTAAGATATCCCATTCACCATTGCACAAAGTACCGTCATTGGTTGTGCCTCTTATCAGGAAATAAATATAATGCTGTTGTGAGAAAAGGAAAATGTTCTAATCCAGTCATGAATCTGCACAATAGAGATTTACAGACGCCACATCCGTCAGAGGTGCTGAATTATTTGATGTTGTTGAATGGAAAAAGTGCAGACACCTGCTGTGACTTACCTTACTC is from Oncorhynchus gorbuscha isolate QuinsamMale2020 ecotype Even-year linkage group LG19, OgorEven_v1.0, whole genome shotgun sequence and encodes:
- the LOC124005881 gene encoding uncharacterized protein LOC124005881 — encoded protein: MTKKNLMKIFLGLTLFTMGCIIIITQKWSVEQLFRRKDWEMDTCFPNLSTDPFIPIQGSKTFVLNAFFEHRTHNMSLRLISIVWRPEKTIHHCLLCCQDRLFTSLAKRTIHNSHFGFPYGTGDFLCDIPEDCEPTHAGLVSEDFDPEHVTFVPILNRVPRESSFPVNFTVCLSTMFGGYNNVLQFVQAMEMYRLLGAQRVVVYKTTCSRDMEEVLYYYKDEVGLVEVVPWPIDTHIKVSSSWLAIKSPGDLHYYGQIPALNDCLYRNMYQTKYLLLHDPDEIILPVDNNTWGELLSTLEIKYGNKANFYFENNVFPIEKTDKSSRFNLSEWATIPGINFLLHVLREPILKSHYKTGKLIINPRTVFEISVHGVKRQNSRTVEVSSHLGRLYHIRRRKNTKLKSRDFVRDEGLLRFAPQMIRKETVSRLLMKRLQNVRTPQKTKGRKPKDAEWEKRRRLEFGSGLMTITAVLVAPRCFLTSPNLDPAPQRVKSRLMVNEAWLVFEVLAARFSSCTCSDMVWQKVRWKLLETVPECWLECVLTRLVWTVNSLTEVQDHGEPGVEGQKVHLKSCYS